One genomic segment of Leptotrichia hongkongensis includes these proteins:
- the mraY gene encoding phospho-N-acetylmuramoyl-pentapeptide-transferase yields MLYLLQELFINNWRVLRIFKSIMLRASVAFMIAFLFMLILGKPFIAWLKKKKYGDTAREEGPKSHFDKSGTPTMGGLLIIGAILFATAIAGNFTNKFIVFLFVITILFTTIGFYDDYLKLTKHKKGLSGKKKILGQLIITALTFGFVYKFGLVSKTIDFSIINPLIKNSYLYITPILFFIFVAFVIIGSSNAVNLTDGLDGLVSGPTIVVSITLLIITYLTGNVKYAKYLNLYYVPQAAEMIVYLASVIGALIGFLWYNFYPAQVFMGDTGSLTLGGILGIIVIFIKQELLLPIAGFIFIMEALSVMIQVWHFKTFGKRVFKMAPIHHHFELLGLPETKVTIRFWIVSIMTCLLTFVILKLR; encoded by the coding sequence ATGTTATATTTACTGCAAGAGTTATTTATCAATAACTGGAGAGTTTTACGTATTTTTAAATCAATAATGTTAAGAGCGTCTGTGGCGTTTATGATTGCGTTTCTGTTTATGTTAATTTTAGGAAAACCGTTTATTGCTTGGCTTAAAAAGAAAAAATATGGAGATACAGCAAGAGAAGAAGGGCCTAAATCACATTTTGACAAGTCGGGAACGCCTACAATGGGAGGACTTCTAATAATTGGTGCAATTTTATTTGCAACGGCTATCGCTGGTAATTTTACAAATAAATTCATTGTGTTTTTGTTTGTAATTACAATTTTATTTACAACAATTGGATTTTATGATGACTATTTAAAATTGACAAAACACAAAAAAGGGCTTTCTGGGAAGAAAAAAATATTAGGACAACTAATAATCACAGCATTAACATTCGGATTCGTATATAAATTCGGACTTGTAAGTAAAACTATCGATTTTTCAATAATAAATCCGTTAATTAAAAATTCATATTTATATATAACTCCAATCTTGTTCTTTATTTTTGTGGCATTTGTAATAATCGGTTCTTCAAATGCAGTAAATTTGACAGATGGACTGGATGGTCTTGTGAGCGGACCTACAATTGTAGTAAGTATTACGCTTTTAATTATTACTTATTTAACTGGAAATGTAAAATATGCAAAATACCTAAATCTTTATTACGTTCCGCAGGCAGCTGAAATGATAGTTTATTTAGCCTCAGTAATCGGAGCTTTAATTGGGTTCTTATGGTATAATTTCTATCCAGCACAAGTGTTTATGGGAGATACAGGTTCTTTAACATTGGGTGGAATTTTAGGAATTATTGTTATTTTTATAAAGCAAGAGCTGTTATTGCCGATTGCTGGATTTATATTTATTATGGAAGCCTTGTCAGTTATGATTCAAGTCTGGCACTTTAAAACTTTTGGAAAACGGGTGTTTAAAATGGCACCAATACATCACCACTTTGAACTGCTAGGATTGCCTGAAACAAAAGTTACAATAAGATTTTGGATTGTTTCAATAATGACATGTCTATTAACATTTGTAATTTTGAAATTAAGATAA
- the murD gene encoding UDP-N-acetylmuramoyl-L-alanine--D-glutamate ligase, with protein MDKKGIVFGAGLSGLGAKELLEKNGYEVYLIDDKVAMPSAEGIRLLNEEKVEFIVKSPGIPWKAELLKVAKEKGVKIISEIDLAYKYVDKNIKIISFTGTNGKTTTSTKMAELLNFAGFRAKLAGNAGFSFAKLVADEEELDYIVLELSSYQLENNPQIHSNIAGIINLTPDHLTRYDSVEDYYITKFAIFDKQTDDDFALINLDDEVFAELYERNEIKEKIKAQKVYLSKETKGTVFVYENNIRIMKDLSKRVDEIQNFGEKIDEISEILLKTEELSLKGRHNLENMLFLISSAKILNVKNEKLAKFLKSTNALEHRLENFFVKGNTTFINDSKGTNVESTLKAIDSFNNSIIMILGGDDKKIDNMPLIKRVKEKVDFVYLIGDNAQILIDDMEKVGYKNYKNLETVENVLNYLKENVDFSQNQTVLFSPATSSFCQFKSFEHRGKVFKELTQKIIGK; from the coding sequence ATGGATAAAAAGGGAATTGTATTTGGTGCTGGGTTAAGTGGGCTTGGTGCTAAGGAATTGCTAGAAAAAAATGGATATGAAGTGTATTTGATAGATGATAAGGTTGCAATGCCATCGGCAGAGGGAATAAGACTTTTGAATGAGGAAAAGGTTGAATTCATAGTAAAAAGTCCTGGGATTCCTTGGAAGGCAGAACTTTTGAAAGTTGCCAAGGAAAAAGGTGTTAAGATTATTTCAGAAATTGATTTGGCTTATAAATATGTGGATAAAAATATAAAAATTATTTCGTTCACTGGGACAAATGGGAAAACTACTACATCTACTAAAATGGCAGAATTACTTAATTTTGCTGGGTTTCGTGCAAAACTTGCCGGGAATGCAGGTTTTTCATTTGCAAAACTGGTGGCTGATGAAGAAGAGCTTGATTATATTGTGCTGGAGCTTAGCAGCTACCAATTGGAAAATAATCCGCAAATTCATTCAAATATCGCTGGAATAATCAACTTAACTCCAGATCATTTGACACGATATGATTCGGTGGAAGATTATTATATTACAAAGTTTGCGATTTTTGATAAGCAGACAGATGATGACTTTGCATTGATTAATCTGGATGATGAAGTTTTTGCAGAACTGTATGAAAGAAATGAGATAAAGGAGAAAATAAAGGCTCAAAAAGTATATTTGAGTAAAGAAACAAAAGGAACAGTTTTTGTTTATGAAAATAATATTCGTATAATGAAGGATTTGAGTAAACGGGTTGATGAAATTCAGAATTTTGGTGAAAAAATTGATGAAATTTCAGAAATTTTGTTAAAAACTGAAGAATTGTCATTAAAAGGTAGACATAATTTGGAAAATATGTTATTTTTGATAAGTTCAGCAAAAATATTAAATGTAAAAAATGAAAAATTAGCTAAATTTTTAAAATCAACGAATGCTCTTGAACATAGGCTTGAAAACTTTTTTGTGAAAGGAAATACAACGTTTATTAATGATTCTAAGGGAACAAATGTAGAATCAACATTAAAAGCAATTGATTCATTTAATAATTCGATTATTATGATTCTTGGTGGAGATGATAAGAAAATTGATAATATGCCTTTGATTAAAAGAGTTAAGGAGAAAGTTGACTTTGTCTATTTAATTGGAGATAATGCTCAGATTTTAATTGACGATATGGAAAAGGTTGGATATAAAAATTATAAAAATTTAGAAACAGTTGAAAATGTACTAAATTACTTGAAGGAAAATGTGGATTTCTCACAAAATCAGACAGTACTGTTTTCACCTGCAACATCGAGCTTTTGTCAATTTAAGAGTTTTGAACATAGAGGAAAAGTTTTTAAGGAATTGACACAAAAAATTATAGGAAAATAA
- a CDS encoding FtsW/RodA/SpoVE family cell cycle protein: MNSKKILGTGFIIVILILSALSIITMASLSFPKAQNEYGEASYFLLRQTIWLVIGWGGFIFTANLNYKKYREIGKYLYGTGIIMLVMVLVIGKTVNGAKRWIDLGMGVVIQPSEFAKLILIIVLSALVYNFKTRNKIKKFPWETSLVLMMTTGIYIILVFFEKSFSNTAQIAIIGFTYLLVSEIKFSVIGFYAILTGIAGWFSVMKVGYRASRIAAHTSKNIGFQTSQSLIAIANGRLTGKFYGNGLQKYGFLPEIHTDYIFSGYAEENGFLGVVFLLGLYAALLVIIGVALKKIKDLYAKYLLAGIFMIIATQVIGNVAVASQLIPSTGIPLPMMSYGGSTMIAVMMMLGVVYNIIRALYKQEMGSKLDELNEIDYMM; the protein is encoded by the coding sequence TTGAACAGTAAAAAGATATTGGGAACAGGATTTATAATAGTAATTTTAATACTTTCTGCATTGAGTATTATAACAATGGCAAGCCTTAGTTTTCCAAAGGCGCAAAATGAATATGGAGAAGCATCTTATTTTTTGTTAAGGCAAACAATATGGCTAGTTATAGGCTGGGGAGGATTTATTTTCACAGCCAATCTTAATTATAAAAAATACAGGGAAATAGGAAAATATCTATACGGAACAGGAATTATTATGCTTGTTATGGTACTAGTAATCGGAAAAACTGTAAATGGAGCAAAACGTTGGATTGACCTTGGAATGGGAGTAGTTATACAGCCTTCAGAATTTGCAAAATTAATACTGATTATTGTACTTTCGGCTCTTGTTTATAATTTTAAAACACGAAATAAAATAAAAAAATTTCCTTGGGAAACAAGTTTAGTTTTAATGATGACTACTGGAATATATATAATTCTTGTCTTTTTTGAAAAATCATTTAGTAATACAGCTCAAATTGCTATAATTGGTTTTACCTACTTACTTGTTTCAGAAATAAAATTTTCAGTAATTGGCTTTTATGCGATATTGACTGGAATTGCAGGATGGTTTAGTGTGATGAAAGTAGGATATAGGGCAAGCAGAATTGCGGCACACACTTCAAAAAATATTGGATTTCAGACATCACAATCATTAATAGCCATAGCTAACGGTAGACTTACTGGAAAATTCTATGGGAATGGATTGCAAAAGTACGGATTTCTTCCAGAAATACACACGGATTATATTTTTTCAGGATATGCTGAAGAAAATGGATTTTTAGGAGTAGTATTTTTATTAGGGTTGTATGCTGCTTTACTAGTAATAATTGGGGTTGCTTTGAAAAAAATAAAAGATTTATATGCAAAATATCTTTTAGCTGGAATTTTCATGATAATTGCAACGCAAGTAATTGGAAATGTAGCAGTTGCAAGCCAGTTAATACCTTCTACAGGGATTCCGCTTCCGATGATGAGTTATGGAGGAAGTACAATGATAGCTGTAATGATGATGCTAGGAGTCGTCTACAATATAATAAGAGCTTTGTATAAGCAGGAAATGGGAAGCAAGTTGGATGAACTGAATGAAATTGATTACATGATGTAA
- the murG gene encoding undecaprenyldiphospho-muramoylpentapeptide beta-N-acetylglucosaminyltransferase — protein sequence MEKVVFTTGGTGGHIYPALSIAKKVREKGIDTLFIGTKHRMEKDIVPNENFRFIGLDVLPLRSVKSVIKMITATISAIKLLKKEKPTKIIAFGNYITIPVLIAANVLRIPYYLQEQNHTMGQANKWFYKGAKKVFIAFENTLESIKEKYKSKFVVTGNPLREEFYGKNKQEERQKLGIKDDERVILVIGGSLGAKNINEAIVKKWKTITEDARIRLFWATGKDNYEASTYRIRDFGTAVVEPYFENVPELMAASDIVICRAGASTISELIQLEKPSVLIPYDFVGQKENADVLEYVNGAKIFTNETVEKAIDETLSIVRQASMLEFMSENVKTLKKGNSAEIIVNEMGIK from the coding sequence ATGGAAAAAGTAGTATTTACTACAGGAGGAACAGGCGGACATATTTATCCAGCCTTGTCAATCGCAAAAAAAGTTAGAGAAAAAGGTATAGATACATTATTTATCGGAACAAAGCATAGAATGGAAAAAGATATTGTTCCAAATGAAAATTTTAGATTTATAGGACTTGATGTGTTGCCATTAAGAAGTGTTAAATCAGTAATTAAAATGATAACGGCAACAATAAGTGCAATAAAATTGCTAAAAAAAGAAAAGCCTACAAAAATTATAGCATTTGGAAATTATATAACAATACCAGTGCTAATAGCGGCTAATGTGCTACGAATACCATATTATCTGCAAGAACAGAATCATACCATGGGGCAGGCTAACAAATGGTTTTATAAAGGTGCAAAGAAGGTATTTATTGCTTTTGAAAATACGCTTGAAAGTATTAAGGAAAAATATAAAAGTAAATTTGTTGTGACTGGAAATCCGTTAAGAGAAGAGTTTTATGGGAAAAATAAGCAGGAAGAAAGGCAAAAACTTGGAATAAAAGATGATGAAAGAGTTATTCTTGTTATAGGTGGAAGTCTTGGAGCTAAGAATATAAATGAAGCTATTGTGAAAAAATGGAAAACAATAACAGAAGATGCAAGAATACGATTGTTCTGGGCAACTGGAAAAGATAATTATGAAGCATCTACTTATAGAATAAGAGATTTTGGAACAGCAGTAGTTGAGCCATATTTTGAAAATGTTCCAGAGCTGATGGCAGCTTCTGATATTGTAATCTGCCGTGCTGGAGCTTCTACAATTTCTGAACTTATTCAGCTTGAAAAACCGTCAGTATTGATTCCATACGATTTTGTTGGACAAAAGGAAAATGCAGATGTACTGGAATATGTAAATGGCGCAAAAATATTTACAAATGAAACAGTAGAAAAAGCAATAGACGAAACATTATCAATAGTGCGTCAGGCCTCAATGCTGGAATTTATGAGTGAAAATGTAAAAACATTGAAAAAAGGTAATTCAGCAGAAATAATTGTAAATGAAATGGGAATTAAATAA
- the murC gene encoding UDP-N-acetylmuramate--L-alanine ligase → MLTKVNNVYFSGINGIGMSGLAKILAADGFNVAGSDLERKSVTQDMEDMGIKVYIGQVEENVKDKGIDLFVYSTAIKETNPEYKYIVDNNIKKVKRGELLAEIMNRFDGIAVAGTHGKTTTSSMMSVALLEKDPFIVVGGIIPEISSNSQIGNSEYFIAEADESDNSFLYIKPKYSVVTNIEADHLDHHGTFENIKKSFEQFIDSTEKIAILCKDTVEKVGLNIKNKNVVWYSIKDETADIYAKNIRVEDGITSFEVIKKGEDLGTFSLSIPGDHNVANSLPVIYFAHEFKCNMKKVKDRIFKFKGANRRYQVIYDNNLRIIDDYAHHPTEVKVTINAAHNTEKGKVTVIFQPHRYSRTKFFFDDFVNSLKDADDLILLPIYAASEDNTYGVSSELLAEKIGGNVRVQTQEEIESIIKKDRNSGNTYVFMGAGSVSRVAHEIADDLKKMEIDG, encoded by the coding sequence ATGCTAACAAAAGTGAATAATGTATACTTTAGCGGAATAAATGGAATTGGGATGAGTGGGCTTGCAAAAATTTTGGCAGCAGATGGATTTAATGTGGCAGGTTCAGATTTGGAAAGAAAGTCTGTAACACAAGATATGGAAGATATGGGAATAAAAGTTTATATTGGACAAGTAGAAGAAAATGTGAAAGATAAAGGAATAGATCTGTTTGTATATTCAACAGCGATTAAGGAAACAAACCCTGAATATAAATATATTGTAGATAATAATATAAAAAAAGTCAAAAGGGGAGAATTGCTTGCTGAAATAATGAATAGATTTGATGGAATTGCTGTGGCAGGAACTCATGGAAAAACTACTACAAGCTCAATGATGAGCGTGGCACTTTTGGAAAAGGATCCGTTTATAGTGGTTGGAGGGATTATTCCAGAAATAAGCAGCAACAGCCAGATTGGTAATTCAGAATATTTTATTGCTGAAGCTGATGAAAGCGATAATTCATTTTTGTACATAAAACCCAAATATTCTGTTGTAACAAATATCGAAGCTGATCACCTGGATCATCACGGGACTTTTGAAAATATAAAGAAATCATTTGAACAGTTTATTGATAGTACAGAAAAAATAGCTATACTTTGTAAAGATACAGTTGAAAAAGTTGGTCTTAATATAAAAAATAAAAATGTAGTATGGTATAGCATAAAAGATGAAACAGCTGATATTTATGCTAAAAATATAAGGGTAGAAGATGGAATAACAAGTTTTGAAGTTATAAAAAAAGGTGAAGATTTAGGAACATTTAGTTTAAGTATTCCTGGAGACCATAATGTTGCAAACTCACTTCCAGTAATTTACTTTGCTCACGAGTTTAAATGTAATATGAAAAAAGTAAAAGATAGAATCTTTAAATTTAAAGGTGCAAACAGAAGATACCAAGTTATTTATGACAATAATTTGAGAATAATTGATGATTATGCACATCATCCAACAGAAGTAAAAGTAACAATTAATGCGGCACATAATACTGAAAAAGGCAAAGTGACTGTAATTTTCCAGCCTCACCGATACAGCCGTACAAAATTTTTCTTTGATGATTTCGTAAATTCATTAAAAGATGCCGATGACTTGATTTTACTTCCAATTTATGCGGCAAGCGAAGACAATACTTATGGCGTAAGTTCAGAATTACTTGCAGAAAAAATTGGAGGAAATGTCAGAGTGCAAACTCAAGAAGAAATAGAAAGCATTATAAAAAAGGACAGAAATAGTGGAAATACGTATGTGTTTATGGGAGCTGGAAGTGTATCAAGAGTTGCTCATGAGATTGCCGATGACTTGAAAAAGATGGAGATTGACGGTTAG
- the murB gene encoding UDP-N-acetylmuramate dehydrogenase, giving the protein MEIIKNAKMKEYSNMKVGGTAKELIFIDDKNELKEVLQTRNNIFLLGNGTNTLINDGNLDINFLSLKKLKKIVIEEKKGDYDLVRVEAGLDLDDLIDFMEKNNYSGLENITGIPGSVGGLVNMNGGAYGTEIFDCIEEVEVCKNDGEIVKIKTTDLNFKYRTTEIKENKWIVISALFKFGFGFDKAASQDKREQRKTKHPLDLPNLGSTFKNPEGTFAAKLISDAGLKGYRVGDVEISPKHPNFVTNLGNATFNDIISVIEHVKEVVFEKFGVKLETEIIVLKS; this is encoded by the coding sequence ATGGAAATAATAAAAAATGCCAAGATGAAGGAATATTCAAATATGAAAGTTGGCGGAACTGCAAAAGAGCTTATTTTCATAGATGATAAAAATGAATTAAAGGAAGTTTTACAAACTAGAAATAATATTTTTCTTTTAGGAAATGGAACAAACACTCTTATTAATGATGGAAATTTAGATATAAACTTTTTATCATTAAAAAAATTAAAAAAAATAGTAATTGAAGAAAAAAAAGGTGACTATGATTTGGTAAGAGTGGAAGCTGGATTGGACTTGGATGATTTGATAGATTTTATGGAAAAAAATAATTATTCAGGGCTAGAAAATATTACTGGTATTCCAGGATCTGTAGGCGGTCTTGTAAATATGAATGGCGGTGCTTATGGAACAGAGATTTTTGACTGCATTGAAGAAGTGGAAGTTTGTAAAAATGATGGAGAAATTGTAAAAATTAAGACAACGGACTTGAACTTTAAATATAGAACTACTGAAATAAAAGAAAATAAATGGATTGTAATCTCTGCCTTGTTTAAATTTGGTTTTGGATTTGATAAGGCTGCCTCACAGGATAAAAGGGAGCAAAGAAAAACAAAACATCCATTAGATTTACCAAATTTAGGAAGTACATTTAAAAATCCAGAAGGTACATTTGCGGCAAAATTAATTTCAGATGCTGGTTTAAAGGGATATAGAGTTGGAGATGTGGAAATTTCTCCAAAACATCCAAATTTTGTTACAAACTTGGGAAATGCAACATTTAATGATATAATTTCAGTTATTGAACACGTAAAGGAAGTAGTTTTTGAAAAATTTGGAGTAAAATTAGAAACAGAAATTATCGTCTTAAAAAGTTAA
- a CDS encoding cell division protein FtsQ/DivIB, translating to MKKSINVLILLCLLAGMMFFGKRFIDTDYFKVQEVLVEGQSKLLKQDIVTQLEQMKGKNIVYLNTDEIEKRIKADVRVKKASVKKLFPSKIVVTLEEREPYVYVKKGDETFLADKDLNIYGDILEEPSKNIPVINYTNDESLKEIKTILSKIQNKDFYAMISEIRQSEKNYEILLTNNVRIITDTLVTEKKYNDAYKLYERLRKERPVISMDLRFIDIVVKS from the coding sequence ATGAAAAAGTCGATTAATGTATTGATTTTATTGTGTTTATTAGCAGGAATGATGTTTTTTGGTAAAAGATTTATTGATACAGATTACTTCAAAGTTCAGGAAGTTTTGGTAGAAGGTCAATCTAAATTACTAAAACAAGATATCGTAACTCAACTTGAACAGATGAAAGGCAAAAATATTGTATATTTAAATACTGATGAGATTGAAAAGCGTATAAAAGCTGATGTAAGAGTAAAAAAAGCATCAGTAAAAAAACTTTTTCCAAGTAAAATTGTGGTCACTTTAGAAGAGAGAGAACCTTATGTATATGTGAAAAAAGGAGATGAAACATTTTTAGCAGATAAAGATTTAAATATATATGGTGATATTTTAGAAGAACCATCCAAAAATATCCCTGTAATAAATTACACAAATGACGAAAGTTTGAAAGAGATAAAAACGATACTTTCTAAAATACAAAATAAAGATTTTTATGCTATGATTTCAGAGATAAGACAATCTGAAAAAAATTATGAAATACTTCTTACTAATAATGTAAGAATAATAACAGATACATTAGTTACAGAAAAAAAATACAACGATGCATACAAATTATACGAAAGACTAAGAAAAGAACGTCCAGTAATCTCTATGGATTTGAGATTTATAGATATTGTTGTGAAATCGTAA
- the ftsZ gene encoding cell division protein FtsZ: MDNFSNAAKLKVVGVGGAGGNAINDMIESNITTVDFIAINTDQQDLDRSKAPIKVLLGKGMGAGADPEKGRIAAKESEEKIKEVLEGTDMLFITAGMGGGTGTGASPIIAEVAKAMGILTVAIVTKPFGFEGPLKKNNAAIGIDNLQENVDTLIAIPNDRLFEIPGMNISLMNAFKEANGVLKMGIKGISDLITKQGIVNLDFADVKSIMQNSGIAMLGFGEANGDEKAKSATAQALNSPLLEKSIEGARKILINVTAGPDIGLQEIQEVAQTISEKAGHDKANLLWGYIMEPELEGTISVSLVATDFEEEFLTADNSNTIRFAPSEEKEETENDTKENLEENDYQEEDNYEKEEDDIDFVLPPFFEE, from the coding sequence ATGGATAACTTTAGTAATGCAGCGAAACTGAAAGTAGTAGGAGTAGGTGGAGCAGGTGGAAATGCAATAAATGATATGATTGAGAGTAATATAACAACTGTTGATTTTATAGCAATAAATACAGATCAGCAAGATTTAGACAGATCAAAAGCACCTATAAAAGTACTTTTAGGGAAAGGAATGGGTGCTGGAGCAGATCCTGAAAAAGGTAGAATTGCCGCAAAAGAATCTGAAGAAAAAATAAAAGAAGTGCTAGAAGGCACAGATATGTTATTCATAACAGCTGGAATGGGTGGAGGAACAGGAACAGGAGCTTCTCCAATTATTGCTGAAGTAGCAAAAGCAATGGGGATTTTAACTGTAGCTATTGTAACAAAACCATTTGGGTTTGAAGGACCATTAAAGAAAAATAATGCTGCAATAGGTATTGATAATTTACAAGAAAATGTAGATACTTTGATTGCTATTCCTAATGATAGATTGTTTGAGATACCTGGAATGAATATTTCATTAATGAATGCTTTTAAAGAAGCAAATGGAGTTCTTAAAATGGGAATAAAAGGTATTTCTGACTTGATTACAAAGCAAGGAATTGTAAATTTGGATTTTGCAGATGTAAAATCTATTATGCAAAATTCTGGAATTGCAATGTTAGGATTTGGAGAAGCAAATGGCGATGAAAAAGCTAAGAGTGCAACAGCTCAAGCATTAAACAGTCCATTATTGGAAAAATCTATCGAAGGAGCAAGAAAAATTCTAATAAACGTTACAGCAGGACCAGATATTGGATTACAAGAAATTCAAGAAGTTGCTCAAACAATTTCAGAAAAAGCTGGACATGACAAAGCTAACTTGTTGTGGGGTTATATTATGGAACCTGAATTAGAAGGAACAATAAGTGTATCACTAGTAGCAACAGACTTTGAAGAAGAATTTTTGACAGCTGATAATTCAAATACAATTAGATTTGCTCCATCTGAAGAAAAAGAAGAAACAGAAAATGATACTAAAGAAAATCTTGAAGAAAATGATTATCAAGAAGAAGATAATTATGAAAAAGAAGAAGACGATATTGATTTTGTATTACCACCATTTTTTGAAGAGTAA
- the rpsF gene encoding 30S ribosomal protein S6: MRNYEIMFILSTQLTDEEKQARVEFVEKTLTAAGATEVKTEIWGDRKLAYPIKKKENGYYVLTTFQADGTKFTEIESKLNINESILKYMIVKND; encoded by the coding sequence ATGAGAAATTACGAAATTATGTTTATTTTGTCTACACAATTGACAGATGAAGAAAAACAAGCTAGAGTTGAATTTGTAGAAAAAACATTAACAGCTGCTGGAGCAACTGAAGTTAAGACAGAAATTTGGGGAGATAGAAAATTAGCTTACCCAATTAAGAAAAAAGAAAACGGATACTATGTTTTAACAACATTCCAAGCAGATGGAACTAAATTTACTGAAATCGAATCAAAATTAAACATTAACGAATCAATTTTAAAATACATGATTGTTAAAAATGACTAA
- a CDS encoding single-stranded DNA-binding protein: MNVVILMGRMVRDPELKYTSGGKAFANFTLAVQKTKDEAEFIDCTVWEKTAETIAEYFRKGNKILVQGRLNVSSYEQNGEKRRMTRVVVNSFEFIENSGNGGGYQQQQTFNNNNSNSKPVQNNSFENDNDDMDDDEEFPF; this comes from the coding sequence ATGAATGTAGTAATACTGATGGGAAGAATGGTAAGAGATCCTGAGTTAAAATATACTTCAGGAGGAAAAGCATTTGCCAATTTTACATTAGCTGTACAAAAAACAAAAGATGAAGCAGAATTTATTGATTGTACTGTTTGGGAAAAAACAGCAGAAACTATTGCAGAATATTTTAGAAAAGGAAATAAAATTCTTGTTCAAGGAAGATTAAACGTAAGCAGTTACGAGCAAAACGGTGAAAAAAGGAGAATGACAAGAGTTGTTGTAAATAGTTTTGAATTTATTGAAAATTCAGGTAATGGTGGAGGATACCAACAACAGCAGACTTTTAACAATAATAACAGCAATAGCAAACCAGTACAAAATAATTCATTTGAAAATGATAACGATGATATGGATGACGATGAAGAGTTTCCATTTTAA
- the rpsR gene encoding 30S ribosomal protein S18, producing MRAKPVTEFKRRKRRPKVKFKVEDINYKNVELLKNFMNDKGKISPARVTGLEAKVQRKIAKAIKRARQIALMPYTKIEK from the coding sequence ATGAGAGCTAAACCAGTTACAGAATTTAAAAGAAGAAAAAGAAGACCAAAAGTTAAATTTAAAGTAGAAGATATTAATTATAAAAATGTTGAACTATTGAAAAACTTTATGAATGATAAAGGTAAAATCTCTCCAGCGAGAGTAACAGGATTAGAAGCTAAAGTTCAAAGAAAAATTGCTAAAGCAATTAAAAGAGCTAGACAAATCGCTTTGATGCCTTATACAAAAATTGAAAAATAA
- a CDS encoding lipoprotein, producing MLNKKLGLFLLFLFVFIIGCSKKESEEKEKKHDNVQNKTTKENVFSNKSIEKIIETFTKKSKENKISIGNFEKLVYENKNYYYAKIHSRGDAIYALDYSGISATSIFLKVSKVDGANLGIIENMVVNLIQVSDEKINDSEARAIYTKILASMREKELSSLLSYTNGIIYGIRIDSITGEFIFFARESENENAVTSIQNLKFNNKNEGTSEKIVNLKEKK from the coding sequence ATGTTGAATAAAAAATTGGGGTTATTTTTACTTTTTTTATTTGTTTTTATAATAGGTTGTAGTAAAAAGGAGAGCGAAGAAAAAGAAAAGAAACACGATAATGTACAAAATAAAACCACAAAAGAAAATGTTTTTTCGAATAAATCAATAGAGAAAATAATTGAAACTTTTACGAAAAAATCGAAAGAGAATAAGATAAGCATAGGAAATTTTGAAAAACTGGTATATGAGAACAAAAATTATTACTATGCCAAGATACATTCTAGAGGAGATGCTATTTATGCACTTGATTATAGCGGGATAAGTGCAACAAGTATATTTCTGAAGGTTAGCAAGGTGGATGGAGCTAACTTGGGAATAATTGAAAATATGGTGGTTAATCTTATACAGGTATCTGATGAAAAAATTAATGACTCTGAAGCTAGAGCAATTTATACAAAAATCTTAGCAAGCATGAGAGAAAAGGAGCTATCAAGCTTATTATCATATACAAATGGAATAATATATGGAATAAGAATAGACTCAATTACAGGTGAATTCATATTTTTTGCTAGAGAATCAGAAAATGAAAATGCAGTTACAAGTATTCAAAATCTGAAATTTAATAATAAAAATGAAGGAACTTCTGAAAAAATAGTAAACCTAAAAGAAAAAAAATAA